The Pseudomonas leptonychotis genomic sequence CGGCATGATCGCTCGGTTACGGCGGAAGATCGCTGCCACGCGGGTGTCGACGTTGGGCATGTGTTCGCGCAGCTGACGCAGCTGCTGGCCGACCAGAGGCCCGCCGTAATAGGCCTTGACCGCGACCAGCTGGGCTTTGCCACCGGCGAAGTCGATCACCTGCAAGGCGCCGGGGTATTCGATCAGGCGCTTGATGTAGTTAGTCACCACTTGCTCAGGGCTGATCAGCACATCGACCGGAATTGATTCGTTGCTGAATAGGCCGCTGCGGGTCAGGTAGGCGGCTTCGCGAACCCGGGCGATTTTAGTTGGAGTGTGGAACAGGGTGTAGGCGACTTGGCAGGCGATCATGTTGATTTCGTCGCTGTTGGTCACGGCCACCAGCATGTCGGCATCGTCCGCGCCGGCTTGGCGCAGCACCGTGGGAAACGAGCCGCGGCCTTGCACGGTGCGGATATCCAGGCGGTCGCTGAGGGCACGCAAACGTTCGCCGTCGGTGTCGACTACGGTGATGTCATTGGCCTCGCTGGCCAGGTGTTCCGCCAGGGTGCCGCCGACTTGGCCCGCACCGAGAATGATGATCTTCATGCAGTCTGTTCCTCAGCCGCGTGGGGCGGCAGCGATTTTCATCAGCTTGGCATAGTAGAAGCCGTCGTGGCCGTCGACTTGCGGGAAGAGCTGACGACCGTGGGTGGTCTTGTGACCGAAGGCACCGGCAATATCCAGCTCACGGGCGCCCGGAGTGCGCGTCAGAAAGGCGGCGATATTCTCGCTGTTCTCTGCCGGCATCACCGAGCAGGTGGCGTAGAGCAGGATGCCGCCGACTTCCAGGGTCTGCCACAAGCTATCCAGCAGCTCGCTCTGCAGCTTGGCGAGTGCGGGGATGTCGTCGGGTTGGCGAGTTAGTTTGATGTCGGGGTGGCGGCGAATCACGCCGGTGGCCGAGCAAGGCGCATCGAGCAGGATGCGCTGGAACGGTTTGCCGTCCCACCAGGCAGCCAGGTCACGGCCATCGGCGGCGATCAGTTCGGCGTGCAGGCCCAGGCGCTTGAGGTTTTCGCGCACGCGGACCAAGCGTTTTTCTTCCAGATCCACCGCCACTACGCTTGCCAGTTCGGGCTCGGCTTCGAGTAGGTGGCAAGTCTTACCGCCCGGCGCGGCACAAGCATCCAGCACGCGTTGGCCGGGGGCCAGATCGAGCAGTTCGGCGGCCAGCTGCGCGGCTTCATCCTGCACGCTGACGCGGCCCTCGGCAAAGCCTGGCAGGGTGGTGACATCGCAGGCTTGGAGCAGGCGAATACCATCAGCGCTATAGAGGCTGGGCTCGGCCTCGAAGCCGACCCGGCGTAGCTCGGCCAGATAGTCGTCCCGTGTGCTGAGTCGGCGATTGACCCGCAGAATCAGTGGTGGGTGGGCGTTGTTGGCGGCGCAAATCGCCTCCCACTGCTCAGGCCACTGAGCTTTCAGAGCCTTTTGCAGCCAGCGTGGGTGAGCGGTATGCAACACCGGGTCGCGATCCAGGCTGGCGATGATGCTCTCGTTGTCGCGTTGGGCGTTGCGCAGCACGGCGTTGAGCAGGCCTTTAAGCGAGGGCTTCTTCAATTTATCGACGCAGGCTACGGTTTCGCCGATGGCCGCGTGAGGCGGGATACGCGTGTAGAACAGCTGGTACAGGCCGATCAGCAGCAGCGCTTCGACATCACGATCGTTAGCCTTGAACGGCTTTTGCAGCAACTTTTCCGCGATCAGGGCCAGGCGCGGTTGCCAGCGTGCGGTGCCGAAGGCCAGATCCTGAGCCAGACCACGGTCACGCTGCTCGACCTTATCCAGCAGCGGCGGCAGGCTGCTGCCCAGTGAGGCTTTGCCATTGAGGACGACGGCCAGGGCGCGAGCAGCAGCGAGACGTGGGTTCATTGGCCGAGCACCAGGCCCACGGCGAATTGCTCGCGGCGGCTGTTGTACAGGTCACTGAAGTTCAATGCTTTGCCGCCGGGCAGCTGCAGGCGAGTCAGGCGCAGCGCGCCGGTGCCGCATGCGACTGTCAGCCCGGACTTGTCGGCGGCGAGAATGCTGCCGGCGGGTCCACTGCCCTCGCCTAGCTCTGCCGCATGTACTTTCAATGCATCGTCTTTCAGCGTGCTGTGGCAGATCGGCCAGGGATGGAAGGCACGTACTAGGCGCTCCAGCTCAACGGCCGGGCGGCTCCAGTCGATGCGGGCTTCCTCTTTGTTCAGTTTGTGCGCATAGGTGGCCAGGTTGTCGTCCTGCACCTCGCCTATCAGGGTGCCAGCGGCTAGACCGCTGATGGCTTCGATCACAGCTTGCGGCCCGAGGCTGGCCAAGCGGTCGTGCAAGCTACCGCCGGTGTCCTCTGCAGCGATTGGGGTGCTGGCTTTCAATAGCATCGGTCCAGTATCCAGGCCGGCCTCCATCTGCATCACGGTCACACCCGATTCGGCATCTCCTGCTTCAATCGCCCGTTGGATCGGCGCCGCTCCGCGCCAGCGTGGCAATAGTGAGGCGTGACTGTTGATGCAACCCAAGCGTGGGGTGTCGAGCACCACTTGCGGCAGGATCAAGCCATAGGCGACGACTACCATCAGGTCAGGCTTGAGCGCTGCTAACTCGGCCTGCGCTGCCGGGTCGCGCAGGGTTTGCGGCTGATACACCGGAATATCGTGTTGCAGGGCGAGTTGTTTGACCGGGCTGGGCGTGAGCTTTTGCCCGCGACCGGCCGGCCGATCTGGCTGGCTGTACACCGCTACGATCTGGTGGGGTGTGTCGAGCAGGGCTTTGAGGTGTTCGGCGGCGAATTCCGGAGTGCCGGCAAACACGATACGCAGTGCTTCAGTCATGGGGGCTCGCTAAAGAAAAAGGCTTGCCGTAGCAAGCCTTTGAAAGGTGTGGCTCAAGCCTGCTGGCGATGTTGCTTTTCCAGCTTCTTCTTGATGCGGTCGCGTTTGAGATTAGACAGGTAATCGACAAACAGCTTGCCGTTAAGGTGGTCGCACTCGTGCTGGATGCACACCGCCAGTAGGCCTTCGGCGATCAGCTCATAGGGCTGGCCGTCGCGATCCAGTGCCTTGATCCTGACCTTTTGCGGGCGGTCGACGTTCTCGTAGAACCCCGGTACCGACAGGCAACCTTCCTGATATTGGTCCACCTCATCAGTCAGAGGCTCAAACTCGGGGTTGATAAACACCCGTGGCTCGGACCTGTCTTCCGACAGGTCCATCACCACCAAACGCTTGTGCACGTTGACTTGTGTGGCTGCCAGGCCGATGCCAGGGGCGTCATACATGGTTTCAAACATGTCATCGATCAGCTGACGCAAGGCGTCGTCGACTACGTCCACCGGCTTAGCGATGGTGCGCAGACGCGGATCGGGAAATTCGAGGATATTAAGAATCGCCATATGCGTTTGTGATGCACTTGTGGAATAAAGTCAAAATCCGCTGCTAAGATGATGAGCAGCATTGAAAAACGGCTTCACGCCGCAGCACGACTGGGTTTTGTCGCGGCGCTAGGGCGCTCTACGTGAAGGCACATAATAAAGGGATTCACCGCATGAGGAAATCACTACTCGCCCTGCTGCTAATTGCGGCAAGTGGCTTGGCCCAGGCCGCCGTGCAACTCAAGGACGGTCACCCAGACCGTTATACCGTGGTCAAGGGCGATACCCTCTGGGATATTTCCGGTAAGTTTCTGAGCCAACCGTGGAAGTGGCCTGAGATCTGGCACGCCAATCCACAGGTGGAAAATCCTCACCTGATCTACCCAGGCGACCAGCTTAGCTTGGTCTATGTCGATGGTCAGCCACGCCTGATGCTCAATCGCGGCGAGTCGCGCGGCACCATCAAGCTGTCGCCGCAGGTACGCAGCACGCCAATGGCTGAGGCGATTCCGGCGATTCCGCTGGAAGCTATCAACAGCTTTCTGCTGAGCAACCGTATCGTTGATACCCCTGAGCAGTTCCAGGGTGCGCCGTACATCGTGGCAGGCAATGCTGAGCGCGTGGTCAGTGGCGCCGGCGATCGAGTGTATGCCCGCGGCAGTTTTAATGAATCAGCACCTATTTACGGCATTTTTCGCCAGGGTAAAACCTACACCGATCCTGATACCCAGGAGTTTCTCGGGATCAACGCCGACGACATTGGTTCGGGCGAGATCGTGGCCGAAGAAGGCGATGTCGGCACTATGTTGCTAAGTCGTTCGACTCAAGAGGTTCGCCTTGGCGACCGTCTGTTCGCCACCGAAGAGCGATCGATCAACTCGACCTTTATGCCGAGTGAGCCGGCTGGTGAGATCAGCGGTGTGATCCTCGATGTGCCGCGCGGCGTGACCCAGATTGGTCAGTTCGACGTGGTAACCATCAACAAGGGCGCCCGTGACGGTCTGAGTGAAGGTAACGTGTTGGCGATCTACAAGACCGGTGAAACCGTGCGTGACCGCATTTCAGGCGAGTCGGTGAAAATTCCGGACGAGCGTTCAGGCTTGCTGATGGTGTTCCGCACCTATGACAAGCTCAGCTATGGCCTGGTGTTGGGCGCTTCTCGCTCACTGGCCGTCATGGATAAAGTGCGTAACCCGTAACACCAAAAAGCCCCGCGAATGCGGGGCTTTTTATGGCGTCCTGTTTCTGGCTCGCCACCTTGAACCGTCGCGCTGCGACGTTTAAACGAACGGCCAACATTTTTTGCTACAAGACGCCCCTGTCGCCCACGCGGCGCGACCGATCAAGGATGATCCGGATGTCGCAATCTTCTGCTATTTCTCCTGCCATTTCTCCAGCTGAACTGGAAGCCCGCCTGCGCCTGCACTGCTTGCCAGAGTTAGGCCCTCGTCGTTTTCGTAAATTGCTCAGTGCTTTCGACAGTGCTTCGGCGGCGCTTAGTGCACCGGCCAGCGCCTGGCGGTCACTCGGCTTGCCGCAATCTTGCAGTGAGGCGCGCCGCAGTAGCGAAGTCCGTGAGCGCGCGGCTCGCAGCCTGGCCTGGTTGGAGGGCGATACCCAACATGTGCTGATGTGGGATGACCCTGTTTATCCGGGACTGCTGGGTGAACTGGCGGATGCACCACCGCTGTTATTTATCGACGGTGACCCTGCGCTGCTGGAACAGCCACAACTGGCTATGGTTGGCAGCAGGCGTGCCTCACGACCGGGTTTGGATACGGCGCAGAGCTTCGCGCGCAGCCTGGCCGCTGGCGGATTTGTGATTACCAGCGGATTGGCGTTGGGGATTGATGGCGCGGCGCATCAGGGTGCACTGGACGCGAACGGCAAGACGGTAGCGGTGCTCGGCACCGGTTTGCAGTGCTTGTATCCGGCGCGGCACAAAGCGTTGGCGGCAGCGATTGTGGTCAATGGTGGCGCGCTGATTTCCGAGTTGCCGCTGGATTGCCCGCCTCAGGCGAGTAATTTTCCGCGCCGGAACAGAATCATCAGCGGCCTTTCCGTGGGCGTGCTGGTGGTGGAAGCCAGCCCGTCTAGCGGCTCCTTGATCACCGCGCGTCTGGCGGCCGAGCAGGGTCGTGAGGTGTATGCGATTCCTGGCTCTATCCACCATCCCGGTGCGCGTGGCTGCCACCAGTTGATCCGTGAAGGCGCGACTTTGGTGGAAAGTATCGAAGATATTCTGCAGGCCCTGCGCGGCTGGCAGGTGCAGCCGCCCACAAGCCCCTCGCGCCAACCAGAGTCGGCCAGCCATCCCTTGTTGGCCTTGCTGCATGCCGCACCGCACAGCAGCGAAGCGCTGGTGGTGGCCAGTGGCTTGCCGTTGGCTGAGGTGCTGGCGGCGCTGACAGAGCTGGAGCTGGAGGGGCGAGTGGCCTGTGAAAATGGTCGCTGGGTAGGCCGCGCACCTTGAACAGGGCTTTGGCTTGGATACACTGCCCGTCAAGTGTTTAGCGGAGAGCAGTGCATGGTCAGCAATTGGCAAATACAACAAGCCGCACAGGTGGTGCGCAGTGGTGGAGTGATTGCCTATCCGACCGAAGCGGTATGGGGGCTGGGCTGTGATCCCTGGAATGGCGAGGCGGTGGAGCGCCTGCTGGCACTGAAGGACCGTCCTGTGCACAAGGGGCTGATCCTGGTGGCGGCCGAGATCGAGCAGTTCGACTTCCTTCTCGAAGACCTTCCGGAAATCTGGCTGGCGCGTTTGGCTGGCAGCTGGCCGGGCCCCAATACCTGGCTGGTGCCGCATCAGAACCGCTTGCCGGAGTGGATCAGCGGCCAATACAGCAGCGTGGCCCTGCGCGTCAGCGACCATCCACAAGTGCGTGCGCTATGCCGGTTGACCGGGCCGTTGGTGTCGACCTCGGCCAATCCGGCAGGGCGGCCCTCGGCCCGTTCGCGTCTGCGGGTCGAACAGTACTTCCCCGGTCAGCTGGATGCTGTGCTGGGCGGGGCCTTGGGTGGACGCAAGAACCCCAGCCTGATTCGCGACTTGATCAGCGGTGATGTGGTCAGGGCGTCGTAGGTTTCGCTTCTTCTCGTAGCCCGGATGCAATCCGGGGATGGCCGACACGGTCCCCGGATTGCATCCGGGCTACGTAGTTTCAAGGAAGCAGGATGGTCGAACCGGTGGTTTGCCGGGCACTCAGCGCTGTTTGTGCCTGCGCCGCATCCTTGAGCGCATAACGGTTGCTGATCTCCACCTGCAGCTGACCGCTGCTGATCATGGCAAACAGCTCATCCGCCATACTCTGCAGGCGTTCCGGCGTATTGGCATAGCCCGCTAGGGTCGGGCGAGTGACGAACAACGAGCCTTTCTGCGCCAGAAGACCCAAGTTAACTCCGGTTACCGCGCCGGAAGCATTACCGAAGCTGACCAGTAAACCGCGCGGGGCCACGCACTCCAGCGAGGTTTCCCAGGTGTCCTTGCCGACGCCGTCGTAGACCACTGGGCACTTCTGCCCATCGGTCAGTTCCAGCACGCGCTGGGCGACGTTCTCATGGCTGTAGTCGATGGTTGCCCAGGCGCCTTGTTGCATAGCCCGCGCGGCTTTTTCGGCCGAGCTCACAGTGCCGATCAGTTTGACCCCAAGCGCCTTGGCCCACTGGCAGGCGAGGGAGCCGACACCGCCGGCGGCGGCGTGAAACAGGATGGTTTCGCCGCCTTGCAGGGAAAAGGTCTGGCGCAACAGGTATTGCACGGTCAGGCCCTTGAGCATGACGGCCGCAGCCTGTTCGAAACTGATCGCATCCGGCAGTTTCACCAGTTTGTCGGCGGGTAGCACATGCAGCTCGCTGTACGCGCCCAATGGCCCTGTGGCATAAGCCACGCGATCACCGACCTGAAAGTGACTAACGGCCGAGCCCACGGCCTCAACGATGCCGGCACCTTCGGTGCCCAGGCTGGATGGCAGCGCCGGCGGTGCGTACAGACCGCTGCGGAAATAGGTGTCGATAAAATTCAGGCCGATGGCCTGGTTTTGCACCCGCACTTCATTAGGACCTGGAGCGGCTGGGTTGTAGTCGGTGTATTCGAGTACTTCCGGGCCGCCGTGACGGTTGAACTGGATACGCATAGCCATTTTCAGGTTCCTCGGCGAATGGATGATTGAATCATGCCCGCACGGGCAGAAAAGTGCCGTTATCCAATCGTCTGCATTGACCGGCGTCAACTGCGGTGTGGCGCTGGCCAAAAAATGGCCGGGAGGCAATTTAACGTTGCGTCGCGACGGCCCTGGAGGCAGCCATGGATGGCAAACCATAATGTTATGCTTGCCATCGATTTCGCCGCTCAGCCCCTGTGCTGCTGAGCGGTCTTAGCTGATTCAAGGTGCCGCCGTGAGTGACCGTACTGAGGCCGTCAAAGCCTACCTGCTGGATTTACAAGACCGTATCTGCGCTGCCCTGCAAGCCGAGGATGGCGCCGCCGAGTTCTTTGAGGACGCCTGGCAGCGCCCCGCCGGCGGTGGCGGTCGCACGCGGGTGATGGAGAACGGTGCGCTGATCGAAAAGGGTGGGGTGAATTTCTCCCATGTGTTCGGTGACAGCCTGCCGCCCTCGGCCAGCGCCCATCGCCCCGAGTTGGCCGGTCGTGGTTTTGAAGCCCTCGGTGTGTCGCTGGTGATGCACCCGGAGAACCCTTATGTGCCGACCTCCCACGCCAACGTGCGCTTCTTTAGCGCGGAGAAGGAAGGTGAAGAACCCGTGTGGTGGTTTGGTGGTGGTTTCGACCTGACCCCTTATTACGGCAATGACGAAGACTGCGCGCACTGGCACCAAGTCGCCCATGACGCCTGCGCGCCGTTCGGGGCCGAGGTTTATCCGAAGTTTAAAGCCTGGTGCGATCGCTACTTTTACCTCAAGCACCGGGATGAGCCGCGCGGCATTGGCGGGCTTTTTTTTGACGATCTCAACCAGTGGGACTTCGACACCAGCTTCGCCTTTATGCGCGCCATCGGCGACGCGTATCTGGCGGCCTACCTGCCCATCGTGCAGCGCCGCAAGCTGACGCCGTATGGCGAGCGTGAGCGTGAGTTCCAGGCCTTCCGCCGTGGTCGCTACGTCGAATTCAACCTAGTGTTCGACCGTGGCACCTTGTTCGGTTTGCAGTCCGGCGGACGCACCGAGTCGATCCTCATGTCTCTGCCGCCGCACGTGCGTTGGGGCTATGACTGGAAGCCCGAGCCCGGCAGCGAAGAGGCGCGGTTGAACGAGTATTTCCTGACTGACCGCGACTGGCTCGCCGGACAGGCCTGAGTCAGGGTGGGGCGTTCGCTGCGAATCGGCTGCCTGTTGATCGCCGCACTGTTGCTGGCTGGTTGCGCCACGCCGCCGCCCCGCGACGTGGGCAACCTGTGCGCGATCTATCGCCAGTACCCGGATTGGTATGAAGAATCGTTGGTGATGGAACGGCAGTGGGGCACGCCCATGCAGGTGGCCATGGCGGTCATCAAGCAGGAGAGCGGCTACCGCCATGATGCCCTGCCGCCACGCTACTACTTTCTCGGTTTCATTCCCTGGGGACGGGTCAGTTCAGCCTACGGCTATGCCCAGGCGCAGGACCCGGCCTGGGCTGACTACCAGCGCGCCACCGGCAATGGCGGCTCGCGCAGCAGCTTCGACGACGCCCTGCTGTTCGTGGGTTGGTACGCCGACGCCAGCCAGCGTGAGCTGGGTATTTCCAAGTGGGACGCTTACAACCAGTACCTGGCCTATCACGAAGGACGTGGTGGCTATCGCCGCGGCAGCTACAACGGCAAACCCTGGTTGATGCAGGTGGCGCGCAAGGTCGAGCAGCAGGCCAAGGCCTATGGTTGGCAGCTCAAGCAGTGTCGCGCCGAGCTGGAGGATAATCGCAGCTGGTGGCCGTTCTAGGTCGCCGACTTATTTCTGAGGAGTGTTCATGGACCGCTACGGCGTTTTCGGCAACCCCATCGGCCACAGCAAGTCGCCGCTGATTCATCGTTTGTTTGCCGAGCAGACGGGTGAGCAGCTGAGTTATGAAGCCTTGCTGGCACCGCTGGAGGACTTCCCCGGTTTTGCCCAGGCGTTTTTCGTCGAAGGTCGGGGCGCCAATGTCACCGTGCCGTTCAAGGAGCAGGCGTTTGCCCTGGCCGACAGCTTGAGTGCCCGCGCCCAACGCGCGGGTGCGGTGAACACCTTGAAGAAGCTGGCGGATGGCAGCCTGCTGGGTGACAACACCGACGGCGCCGGCTTGGTGCGTGATCTGACGGTAAATGCCGGCGTGACACTCAAGGGCAAACGCATCCTCCTGCTCGGTGCAGGTGGCGCCGTACGGGGTGTGCTCGAACCGTTGTTGGCCGAGCAACCGGCGGCACTGGTGATTGCCAACCGTACGGTGGAAAAAGCCGAACAGCTGGCCCGCGAATTCGCCGATCTCGGCCCGGTGGTTGCTAGCGGTTATGACTGGATCGATGCGCCGGTGGACATCATCATCAACGGCACTTCGGCCAGCCTGGCCGGTGCTGTACCGCCGATTGCGCCGAGCCTGATTCAGCCGGCTCACACGGTCTGCTACGACATGATGTATGGCAAGGAACCGACGGCGTTCAACTGCTGGGCGGCCGAGCATGGCGCGGTGCGCACGCTGGATGGTTTGGGCATGTTGGTCGAGCAGGCGGCCGAAGCCTTTGCCCTGTGGCGCGATGTGCGCCCCGACAGCGCGCCGGTGCTGGCCGAGCTGCGCCGTCTATTGGCTGCGGGTTAAGCGCCTGTGCGATTAAGCCCGGAGACGTTGGCGCACATCAGTGCGTTGACGGTGCAGCACTATCAAGACTGCGCCGAAGACTTTCGTGATGGCACCCGTGATCACGATGTCAGCCAGAACATTGCCGCCCTGCTCGCGCCTATTCAGGCGACTGCGCCCTTCCAGATTCTTGATTTCGGTTGTGGCCCGGGCCGCGATTTGCGCACCTTCAAGGCCATGGGTCACACCGCGGTGGGTCTGGATGGTTGCGCGCGCTTTGTCGAGATGGCACGCACCGACAGCGGCTGCGAAGCCTGGCAGCAGGATTTTCTTGCTCTCGATCTGCCACCTGAGCGCTTCGACGGTGTATTTGCCAATGCCGTGCTGTTTCATATTCCCAGCCAGGAACTGCCACGGGTGTTGGCGCAGCTGCATGCCTGCCTGAAACCGGGTGGCGTGCTGTTCAGCTCCAACCCGCGTGGTGAAAACCAGGAAGGCTGGAATGGCGACCGTTATGGCGCCTATTACGACCTGGCCAACTGGCGTGTGTTGCTTAACGCCGCCGGGTTTAGCGAGCTGCAGCATTACTACCGCCCGGCGGGCTTACCGCGTGAGCAGCAGCCTTGGTTGGCCAGTGTATGGCGCCGGCTCTGACGCCTTAGCATTTAGCCTGGATTAGCGCAGTCCGTAGGATGGACGTCGCTTTTCACGTCCACCGCAATGGTGGATCGATGAAGCGTGATCCACCCTACTCAATACACATCACGCAGGTAACGCTTCTGTTCGGCCAGGCGGCGAATATGCTCTGCCGCCCGCTCCTCGCTCAAACCACCATGCTCTCGCGCCACATCCCTTAGCGCCTGCTCAACGTCCTTGGCCATGCGGCTGGCGTCGCCGCAGACATACAGCTGTGCACCCTCTTCCAGCCAACGCCAGAGTTCGGCGCCTTGTTGGCGAATACGGTCCTGCACGTAGATTTTCGCTGCCTGATCGCGCGAGAACGCCAGGCTGAGGGTGGTCAGCAGGCCGTCGTGTTGCATCGCCGTTAACTCGTCGCGGTAGTAGAAATCGCTGGCCGCGTGCTGTTCGCCGAAGAACAGCCAGTTCTTGCCGGTATCGCCGCGCGCGCGCCGTTCGTGGAGGAAACCGCGAAACGGCGCCACGCCGGTGCCGGGGCCCACCATGATGATCGGTACATCGCCAGCGTGTGGCAGCCGGAAGTGTTTATTGGGCTGCACAAAGACAGGCACCTCGGCACAATCGGCGCGGTCGGCGAGAAAGGTTGAGGCCGCCCCTTTGCGCTGGCCATAGCGCACGGCGGAAACGGTTAGGTGCACTTCGCCGGCATGCGCCTTGGGGCTTGAGGAGATTGAATAGAGGCGCGGTTGCAGACGTTTGAGGCTGCCCAGCAACGCGCTGGTCGAATGCTCAGCTGGATAGGCCTGCAGCACATCCGCCAGCTGGCGGCCCCACAACCAGTCGTTCAACTCGGCTTTGCGCTCGCCTAGCAGGCTGCGCAGCTCGTTGCTGGCGCTGCGTTCGGCCACCAGCGCGAGTGCCTCGTGACTCGGGCGGGTGATCTCGAAATGGCTGCTCAAAGCGTCGCGTAGCGACAGTTCACCGACCTTAGCCACGCTGACCCGTTGCTCGCCATCCAGGCGCGCCAATTCGATCACCTCATCAACCAGGGCTGGGCAGTTACGTGGCCATACGCCGAGGGCATCGCCGGCTTCGTAGGTGAGGCCGGAGTCGCCCAGGGCGAAGGCAAATTGGCGGGTGTCCTTGCTGGCGCCTGCTGCGTTCAGGCGCAGGTTGACCGTAAGGCGCGCAGGCAGCGGCTGCGCCTTGCTTATCCGCTGTGTGCTGGCGGGTTCAGTTGCGGCGGCGCTGTGTGCCAGAACTGCCGTTTCGGCGGGTCGCAGCAACGGCAATAGCTCGCTGAGCCAGGCTGCTGCGCTGTCGTCGAAGTCGCTGTCGCAATCCAGGCAGGGCCGCAGCGGTGTGGCGCCGAGTTCGGTCAGGCGGCGGTCGAGGTTTTTGCCGTGCTGGCAGAACTGCTCGTAATTCGGGTCGCCAAGCGCCAGTACCGCATAGCGCAGGTTTTCCAGGCGCGTGTCACTGGTCTGCAGGGCGCTCCAGAACGCCTGACCGTTGTCTGGCGCATCGCCGTCGCCGAAGGTGCTGCTGAGCAACAGCACTGAGCCGGCGCTGGCCAGTTTCTCCAGTGGATAATCGGCCATGCAGCTGAGCGCCACAGCCACCCCTGCATCGTGCAGCTGCGCGGCAAAGCGCTCGGCCAGCGCCTCGGCATTGCCCGTCTGCGACGCCCACAGCAGCGTTACGTCAGGGCCTGTGGCCTGTGCTATTGGCGCGCTGCGGCTGAACATTCCGGCGAGCATGCCATCCAGCCACAGACGGTTAGCTTCGGCCAGGGGCGCCTGGCTCGGTAGGCTGGGCACGCCGCCACCTGGGTTGCTGCGCAAGCCGCTGATAAAGCCGGCCATATAGGTGCGCTCGCGTTCGCTCAATGACGGTGGCGTGTGGGTATTCACGCCGACCAGGGCCGCAAAGGTTTCGATACTCGACATCTCGAGTTCCTCAGGCAAAGGGGAAAGACGCGCATTGGTGGTCGCCTCGCCAGAAGGTGTGTCGAGGCGTTGATGGCTGATCAGCTCGATGCGCCGCAGGCTGACGGCGCAGAATTTGAATTCCGGCTGCTGCGAGATGGGGTCGATGGCGTCGCTGGTCACAGCGTTGATCGCCAGGTTGTCGCCGTACACATCGTTCCAGTGGAACGGCGCAAAGCAGCCGCCGGGCAGCACGCGATCGCTGACCACCACCGGCAGTACGGCGTGGCCGCGTCGCGAGCGGACTTCCAGCGAGTCGCGGTCGCGCACGCCGAGGGCAGCGGCATCCTGCGGGTGTATTTCGATAAAGGGGCCGGGGTTGAGTTTGTTCAGCGTGGCGACTTTTCCAGTCTTGGTCAGGGTATGCCACTGATGCTGCAGGCGCCCGGTGTTGAGCACGAAGGGGAAATCTTCATCGGGCATTTCCGCCGGGTCCAAGTGCGGGCGGGGGAAGAACTGCGCTTTGCCGCTGGGCGTAGCAAAGGCCAGGCGCGGCGTGCTGCCGTCGGCGTGGGTGTGCAGGGTCTGGCTGATGCCGTCATTCTGATAGCGGATCGGCGCGCGCCCGTCGCCCGTCTCGCTGGCGCAGGGCCATTGCAGCGGGTTCTGGCGTAGGCGTGGGTAACTGGCGCCGCGCAGGTCATAGCCGGTTTTGTGGTTGTGGAAGCGTTTGATTTCGTCGAATACCTGCTCGGCCGAGCTGTAGCTAAAGCCGTCGGCAAAGCCCATGGCGCAAGCCACCTCGGCGATGATGCGCCAGTCGGCCATGGCTTCGCCGGGCGGCTCGACGGCTTGCGGCATCAGGGTCAGGTTGCGTTCGGAGTTGATCATCACCCCTTCGGCTTCGGCCCACAGCGCGCCGGGCAGCAGGATGTCCGCGTAGCGATTGGTTTCGGTGTCGAGGAAGGCGTCCTGGGCGA encodes the following:
- a CDS encoding NADPH:quinone reductase, whose product is MAMRIQFNRHGGPEVLEYTDYNPAAPGPNEVRVQNQAIGLNFIDTYFRSGLYAPPALPSSLGTEGAGIVEAVGSAVSHFQVGDRVAYATGPLGAYSELHVLPADKLVKLPDAISFEQAAAVMLKGLTVQYLLRQTFSLQGGETILFHAAAGGVGSLACQWAKALGVKLIGTVSSAEKAARAMQQGAWATIDYSHENVAQRVLELTDGQKCPVVYDGVGKDTWETSLECVAPRGLLVSFGNASGAVTGVNLGLLAQKGSLFVTRPTLAGYANTPERLQSMADELFAMISSGQLQVEISNRYALKDAAQAQTALSARQTTGSTILLP
- the hemF gene encoding oxygen-dependent coproporphyrinogen oxidase, which translates into the protein MSDRTEAVKAYLLDLQDRICAALQAEDGAAEFFEDAWQRPAGGGGRTRVMENGALIEKGGVNFSHVFGDSLPPSASAHRPELAGRGFEALGVSLVMHPENPYVPTSHANVRFFSAEKEGEEPVWWFGGGFDLTPYYGNDEDCAHWHQVAHDACAPFGAEVYPKFKAWCDRYFYLKHRDEPRGIGGLFFDDLNQWDFDTSFAFMRAIGDAYLAAYLPIVQRRKLTPYGEREREFQAFRRGRYVEFNLVFDRGTLFGLQSGGRTESILMSLPPHVRWGYDWKPEPGSEEARLNEYFLTDRDWLAGQA
- the aroE gene encoding shikimate dehydrogenase — protein: MDRYGVFGNPIGHSKSPLIHRLFAEQTGEQLSYEALLAPLEDFPGFAQAFFVEGRGANVTVPFKEQAFALADSLSARAQRAGAVNTLKKLADGSLLGDNTDGAGLVRDLTVNAGVTLKGKRILLLGAGGAVRGVLEPLLAEQPAALVIANRTVEKAEQLAREFADLGPVVASGYDWIDAPVDIIINGTSASLAGAVPPIAPSLIQPAHTVCYDMMYGKEPTAFNCWAAEHGAVRTLDGLGMLVEQAAEAFALWRDVRPDSAPVLAELRRLLAAG
- a CDS encoding class I SAM-dependent methyltransferase translates to MRLSPETLAHISALTVQHYQDCAEDFRDGTRDHDVSQNIAALLAPIQATAPFQILDFGCGPGRDLRTFKAMGHTAVGLDGCARFVEMARTDSGCEAWQQDFLALDLPPERFDGVFANAVLFHIPSQELPRVLAQLHACLKPGGVLFSSNPRGENQEGWNGDRYGAYYDLANWRVLLNAAGFSELQHYYRPAGLPREQQPWLASVWRRL